Proteins from a genomic interval of Hoplias malabaricus isolate fHopMal1 chromosome 13, fHopMal1.hap1, whole genome shotgun sequence:
- the cenpx gene encoding centromere protein X: MAAMESEIKFKKETVSKLLTLYFKDDKTRASHDAVVLMAEMLKIFVVEAARRALKQAENEDSTVVDLEHIEKILPQLLLDF, from the exons ATGGCTGCTATGGAGTCCGAAATAAAGTTTAAGAAG GAGACCGTCAGCAAACTTCTGACGCTGTATTTTAAGGACGACAAAACTAGAG CCAGTCACGACGCAGTGGTGCTTATGGCCGAGATGTTGAAAATCTTTGTTGTCG AAGCAGCGCGAAGAGCATTGAAACAGGCAGAAAATGAGGACAGTACCGTCGTGGACTTGGAGCACATTGAAAAGATTTTGCCTCAGTTG CTTTTGGATTTCTGA